One Bombyx mori chromosome 28, ASM3026992v2 DNA segment encodes these proteins:
- the LOC105841364 gene encoding uncharacterized protein LOC105841364, translated as MYIPGDCELTVFLLCSTPKLILETFLMLNKIKESGPIVEKLAVYAIETFYTHLFFVVSSILFDLINVDLQRIKILIVEKRMKTKNTKHRIEVEKLFQFVKSQTIECTLWRVLSLNVRNILSFVSFAVTTIIAVLQIKNNNIY; from the exons ATGTACATCCCTGGAGACTGCGAG TTAACTGTCTTTTTGTTGTGCTCAACACCGAAACTGATTTTGGAGACCTTTCTCatgcttaataaaataaaagaatct GGACCGATCGTAGAAAAATTGGCGGTCTACGCGATCGAAACATTCTATACGCACCTTTTCTTCGTCGTTTCCTCAATTTTGTTTGATTTGATCAATGTGGATCTACAACGGATCAAAATACTGATCGTCGAAAAACGAATGAAGACtaaaa ATACGAAACACCGCATCGAAGTAGAGAAGCTGTTTCAGTTCGTTAAGTCCCAGACTATAGAATGTACTCTGTGGAGGGTTCTGTCTTTGAACGTCAGGAATATATTGAGTTTTGTTTCGTTTGCCGTCACAACCATCATTGCTGTcttacaaataaagaataataacaTATATTGA